In Trichocoleus desertorum NBK24, the following are encoded in one genomic region:
- a CDS encoding cation:proton antiporter, protein MQEDFRLIVDLVTVLAAAASGGLIAALLRQPPLLGYLMGGVIIGPAGLGLIKELVQVETLAQFGVAFLLFALGVEFSFSELKKVQAISLGGGGLQIALTILVTAIASVTMGWVTSPAQGVFLGAILSLSSTAVVLKCLMERNETETPHGKVMLGILVVQDLALGLMLAVLPALDQPAEAIGIAVGWALLRIGLFAAGAVAVGIWIIPPLLRLLARTESRELFLLGVVALCLGIALLTEHLGLSIEMGAFVAGLMISEVEYADQTLTYVEPLRDIFASLFFAAIGMLIDPVFLWNNWELILGLVALVLVGKFLIITPLVTLFRYPLKTALIAGFGLAQIGEFSFVLASEGQALGLVSRRVYLLILGTTAVTLVVTPFLLRLVPQLFIWAESWPWLKQYLDRTDLPLEVSEERPLQDHVVVCGYGRVGRNIVQLLQEHQYPVLVIEQSEQRIQQLREAHIPYVYGNAGSLHVLEKAGVDKAQGMAIALPDPMSARLSLKRSLEIAPDLDVVVRANKDKDIELFYQLGAREVVQPEFEASLELSTHLLTSMGAPLSSIQLEVQQIRNSHYYELRPERTANQIARELRVAAQDMNSKWYGLPEHSPLLGMTLEETDLRRLTGVSLMAIRRAGGNEVDYPDAQTILEQGDRLLIVGQPDEVAAFDELARGEAAVPKESSSCQWLMVPAESPVAGQTLAELDLRRQYDVQVQAIRREGKFIRFPNGDTDILAGDRLLLCGNRETLMQVRQWVAPPLQLPLLQIPVIKVNASETLQEFLPPDSLREL, encoded by the coding sequence GTGCAAGAAGACTTTAGGCTGATCGTCGATCTGGTAACTGTTTTGGCTGCGGCTGCCTCAGGAGGGCTGATTGCAGCTTTACTCCGGCAGCCTCCATTGCTGGGCTACCTAATGGGTGGGGTCATCATCGGGCCTGCTGGTTTGGGGTTGATTAAGGAACTCGTACAAGTAGAAACTTTGGCCCAGTTTGGGGTGGCCTTTTTACTATTTGCCCTAGGGGTTGAGTTCTCATTTTCCGAGCTAAAGAAAGTCCAAGCGATCAGTTTGGGTGGCGGTGGGTTGCAAATTGCCCTGACGATTTTGGTGACAGCGATCGCCTCAGTCACGATGGGTTGGGTCACTTCCCCCGCCCAAGGCGTCTTCTTAGGAGCCATCCTGTCTTTGTCGTCTACGGCAGTGGTGCTCAAGTGCTTAATGGAGCGCAACGAAACTGAAACCCCTCATGGCAAGGTGATGCTGGGAATTTTGGTGGTTCAGGATTTAGCATTGGGCTTGATGCTAGCCGTATTGCCTGCCCTCGATCAGCCTGCCGAAGCGATCGGGATTGCCGTGGGATGGGCCTTGTTGCGAATTGGCTTGTTTGCGGCGGGGGCAGTGGCAGTTGGTATCTGGATTATTCCGCCCCTATTGCGATTGCTAGCCCGCACTGAGAGCCGTGAATTGTTCTTGCTAGGTGTGGTAGCGCTTTGCTTAGGAATTGCCCTGCTGACGGAGCATTTGGGGCTTTCGATTGAAATGGGAGCCTTTGTCGCGGGGCTGATGATTTCGGAGGTGGAGTACGCTGACCAGACGCTGACCTATGTAGAACCGCTGCGCGATATTTTTGCTAGCTTGTTTTTTGCCGCGATCGGTATGCTGATCGACCCCGTGTTTCTTTGGAACAATTGGGAGCTGATTCTAGGCTTAGTCGCCCTGGTTTTGGTCGGTAAGTTCCTGATCATCACGCCCTTAGTAACTCTATTTCGCTACCCCCTCAAAACCGCTTTGATTGCGGGATTTGGCTTGGCGCAAATTGGCGAATTTTCTTTTGTGCTGGCAAGTGAAGGGCAAGCTTTGGGCCTGGTGTCTCGGCGGGTTTACTTGCTGATTCTGGGCACGACGGCAGTCACTTTGGTAGTGACTCCGTTCTTATTGCGATTGGTGCCGCAATTATTTATCTGGGCTGAATCTTGGCCTTGGCTGAAGCAGTATCTTGACCGAACGGATTTACCGCTCGAAGTCTCAGAAGAACGGCCTCTGCAAGACCATGTGGTGGTTTGTGGCTATGGCCGAGTCGGGCGCAACATTGTGCAACTGTTGCAGGAACATCAGTACCCAGTGCTGGTGATTGAGCAGTCGGAGCAAAGGATTCAGCAACTGCGAGAGGCCCACATTCCTTACGTTTATGGCAATGCGGGCAGTCTGCATGTGTTGGAAAAGGCAGGGGTGGATAAAGCGCAAGGTATGGCGATCGCCCTGCCCGACCCCATGAGTGCTCGCTTATCCCTGAAACGCTCTTTAGAAATTGCCCCCGATTTGGATGTGGTGGTGCGAGCGAATAAAGACAAAGACATTGAATTGTTCTATCAACTGGGTGCCCGTGAAGTGGTGCAGCCAGAATTTGAAGCGAGCCTAGAACTCTCGACTCACTTGCTCACGAGTATGGGTGCTCCTCTCTCCAGTATTCAGCTAGAGGTGCAGCAAATTCGCAACAGCCACTATTACGAACTACGCCCAGAGCGCACCGCTAACCAAATTGCGCGGGAACTGCGGGTGGCAGCTCAGGATATGAACAGCAAGTGGTATGGCTTGCCAGAGCATTCGCCACTACTAGGAATGACCCTGGAAGAAACAGATTTGCGCCGCCTCACGGGTGTTAGTTTGATGGCAATTCGTCGCGCAGGTGGCAATGAAGTGGACTATCCAGACGCGCAAACCATTCTAGAGCAGGGCGATCGCCTTTTGATTGTGGGGCAGCCCGACGAAGTAGCGGCCTTTGATGAACTGGCTAGGGGAGAAGCGGCAGTTCCTAAAGAAAGCTCTTCCTGCCAATGGCTCATGGTGCCTGCAGAGAGTCCGGTGGCAGGCCAAACATTAGCTGAACTAGATTTGCGGCGGCAGTACGATGTGCAGGTGCAAGCCATCCGCCGCGAAGGTAAATTTATCCGCTTTCCCAATGGGGATACTGATATTTTGGCGGGCGATCGCCTACTGTTGTGTGGCAACCGAGAAACACTCATGCAGGTACGCCAGTGGGTTGCGCCACCTCTACAACTACCGCTGCTTCAAATTCCTGTGATCAAAGTGAATGCCAGCGAAACCTTACAGGAGTTCCTGCCACCCGATAGTCTCCGTGAGCTTTAG
- a CDS encoding RNA chaperone Hfq, whose amino-acid sequence MSSELETGLPSIRQFQNFIRDGKEVELKLLTGDLLTGKIRWQDQHCFCLSDQYDQPTIIWRQAIAFIKPKM is encoded by the coding sequence ATGAGCAGTGAACTAGAAACAGGACTGCCGAGCATTCGCCAATTTCAAAACTTCATTCGAGACGGTAAAGAAGTAGAGCTGAAACTGCTAACCGGGGATTTGCTCACAGGCAAAATTCGCTGGCAAGATCAACACTGCTTTTGCTTGAGCGATCAATACGACCAGCCCACGATTATTTGGCGGCAAGCGATCGCCTTCATCAAGCCCAAAATGTAG
- the dapF gene encoding diaminopimelate epimerase, whose product MGIEFTKYHGLGNDFILIDNRASAEPRLTPEQAVKWCDRHFGIGADGVIFAMPGQDGNDYTMRIFNSDGSEPEMCGNGIRCLAKFLVDLEAADANVSSASLLPRSYKIHTLAGVMTPKIEASGQVTVDMGPPHLLAAEIPTTLAAADQKVIAQPLEVVGQTWDVTCVSMGNPHCITFVENVAAIALETIGPKFEHHAVFPQRTNTEFIEVVRPDYLKMRVWERGAGITLACGTGACAVLVAGVLNGLCDRRATIELPGGPLEIEWSELDQRVYMTGPAELVFAGQALI is encoded by the coding sequence ATGGGAATTGAGTTCACCAAGTATCACGGTTTAGGCAACGATTTTATCTTGATTGATAATCGTGCCTCGGCAGAACCCCGTCTAACGCCAGAACAAGCCGTGAAATGGTGCGATCGCCACTTTGGCATTGGGGCCGATGGGGTGATTTTTGCTATGCCTGGTCAGGATGGCAACGACTACACGATGCGGATTTTTAATTCGGATGGTTCCGAGCCAGAAATGTGTGGCAATGGTATTCGGTGCTTAGCCAAGTTCTTAGTAGATTTGGAAGCGGCTGATGCCAACGTGAGTTCAGCCTCTCTATTGCCTCGATCCTACAAAATCCACACCCTAGCAGGCGTGATGACGCCCAAAATTGAAGCGAGCGGCCAAGTCACAGTTGATATGGGGCCACCTCACTTGCTTGCAGCAGAAATTCCAACCACATTGGCAGCGGCAGACCAAAAAGTGATCGCTCAACCGCTAGAAGTGGTAGGCCAAACTTGGGATGTAACTTGTGTCAGCATGGGCAATCCGCACTGCATCACGTTTGTCGAAAATGTAGCGGCAATCGCCCTGGAAACCATCGGCCCCAAATTTGAGCATCATGCTGTCTTTCCTCAACGCACCAACACCGAATTTATTGAAGTGGTACGACCCGACTACTTAAAGATGCGGGTTTGGGAACGTGGTGCTGGCATCACATTGGCTTGCGGAACAGGTGCTTGTGCAGTGCTGGTCGCAGGTGTGCTGAACGGCCTATGCGATCGCCGCGCCACGATTGAGCTTCCCGGTGGCCCGCTAGAAATTGAATGGTCAGAGCTAGATCAACGGGTTTATATGACGGGGCCTGCTGAATTGGTATTTGCAGGCCAAGCCTTAATTTAG